One Roseburia rectibacter DNA window includes the following coding sequences:
- a CDS encoding folate family ECF transporter S component, with the protein MKKLKELYQQSLKELCRTKTIVLCGLLAALAIVLSLVASIQLGPYIKIGFSGLPNRIVEFLFGPVVGCLFGGALDLLKYVLKPDGPFFFGFTFNAMLSGLIYGSLLYRRPVSIKRIVIAEFFVKLVINCGLNTLWISMLYGKGFIALLGPRVIKNVIMLPIDSFILFFALTYARKIAAQFGFFTITTGAKERA; encoded by the coding sequence ATGAAAAAATTAAAAGAACTGTATCAACAATCACTAAAAGAGCTGTGTCGCACAAAGACGATCGTGCTCTGTGGACTCTTAGCTGCACTCGCCATCGTGCTTAGTCTTGTGGCAAGTATCCAGCTTGGTCCCTACATCAAGATCGGCTTTTCCGGTCTGCCGAACCGCATTGTCGAATTTTTGTTTGGTCCGGTTGTCGGATGCCTGTTTGGCGGTGCACTTGACCTGTTAAAGTATGTCTTAAAGCCGGATGGTCCTTTTTTCTTTGGATTCACCTTTAATGCCATGCTTTCCGGTCTGATCTACGGCAGCCTGCTCTACCGTCGTCCAGTCTCCATCAAGCGTATCGTGATCGCCGAGTTTTTTGTAAAGCTGGTCATCAACTGCGGTCTGAATACGCTCTGGATCTCCATGCTTTACGGCAAAGGATTTATTGCACTGCTCGGCCCGCGTGTGATCAAAAACGTGATCATGCTGCCGATCGACAGCTTTATCTTATTTTTCGCCCTGACTTACGCCAGAAAAATCGCAGCACAGTTTGGATTTTTCACAATAACAACAGGTGCCAAAGAGCGCGCCTGA
- a CDS encoding MATE family efflux transporter has translation MKRNGANLTDGKPVKLILQFAIPVFLGNLFQLFYGLIDTKIVGSTLGEGALAAVGSVSILYNLLTGFFNGMTLGFSVVTARYFGAGDTEKLKRSVAGTILLGFITAAILVTGVFVFLRPLLTVMHVPAEQKEMAYTYISILVLGMFVTLAYNMCANVLRAIGDSMTPLIFLILAAVLNVILDYVCILVFSMGVGGAAVATVISQVVSVVLCVIHIKKHFPILQVERRHFKLNKSEVFAMLSGGLSMGMMSSLVNLGTLILQTGINTLGTSVIVAHTAARKIFEIWGLPVTVLGSTMATYSGQNYGAGKYDRITSGLKAALLLGCGWAVMVMIMAYTIAGYLVSFIASTQNAEILYWGTTYLRVDMLFEMVCVWIVILRNTMQGVGDYKTPILSSFIEMICKIVFTAVFVRYFGYWGVIWTEPVTWIIMVIPLIVMLIKNPVFHQRKTK, from the coding sequence ATGAAACGAAATGGTGCAAATCTGACAGATGGAAAACCAGTAAAACTGATCTTACAGTTTGCGATTCCGGTGTTTTTAGGCAATTTATTTCAGCTTTTTTATGGGTTGATCGATACAAAAATCGTTGGGAGCACGCTTGGCGAGGGCGCACTTGCAGCAGTCGGTTCTGTCTCAATCCTTTATAACCTGTTAACCGGTTTCTTTAATGGAATGACACTTGGATTTTCGGTTGTGACTGCAAGGTATTTTGGAGCAGGAGACACAGAAAAATTAAAAAGAAGTGTTGCGGGAACGATTCTCTTAGGATTTATAACGGCAGCCATACTGGTAACAGGAGTGTTTGTATTCTTACGACCGCTTCTTACGGTAATGCATGTGCCGGCAGAACAAAAAGAGATGGCGTATACTTATATCAGTATTCTGGTGCTCGGCATGTTCGTAACGCTTGCTTATAATATGTGTGCAAATGTCCTGCGCGCAATCGGGGATTCCATGACACCACTGATCTTTTTGATCTTAGCGGCGGTGCTGAATGTGATTTTAGATTATGTATGTATTCTGGTATTTTCCATGGGCGTTGGCGGAGCGGCAGTGGCGACTGTGATCTCGCAGGTCGTATCGGTGGTACTCTGTGTGATACATATCAAAAAGCATTTCCCAATCCTTCAGGTGGAGCGCAGACATTTTAAACTGAACAAATCAGAAGTATTTGCGATGCTGTCCGGCGGGCTTTCCATGGGAATGATGTCGAGCCTTGTAAATCTTGGAACACTGATCTTACAGACCGGGATCAATACACTTGGAACATCTGTGATCGTGGCACATACAGCGGCAAGAAAAATATTCGAGATATGGGGACTCCCGGTCACAGTACTTGGTTCTACCATGGCAACATACAGCGGGCAGAATTATGGTGCCGGAAAATATGACAGGATTACTTCCGGGTTAAAGGCAGCGTTGCTGCTCGGATGTGGCTGGGCAGTGATGGTAATGATCATGGCGTATACGATTGCCGGTTATCTGGTCAGTTTTATCGCAAGTACACAGAATGCAGAAATCTTGTACTGGGGAACGACCTATCTGCGGGTGGACATGCTCTTTGAAATGGTCTGTGTGTGGATCGTGATCCTGCGGAATACGATGCAGGGCGTGGGAGATTATAAGACACCGATACTTTCAAGTTTTATAGAAATGATATGTAAGATCGTGTTTACAGCGGTCTTTGTCCGGTATTTCGGTTACTGGGGTGTCATCTGGACAGAACCGGTCACATGGATCATCATGGTGATACCTTTGATCGTAATGCTGATAAAAAATCCCGTGTTTCATCAAAGGAAAACAAAGTAG
- a CDS encoding ATP-dependent nuclease codes for MKLTGIHIKNFKAIHEMKIDNIENALILVGQNNTGKTTILEAIRAAFGDYRISSEDFDGDSANIEMDLSLEFLDEDLKWLHQNGVVSQYKRYETWFEDFCKKLPSFSVKENNEEGGALQFTFIAHRDGWVRYQDKEHKNNSCIPQIFPKIYYLDAERDLNQLQGDLLMLQEDELLKRMRADTCMFNQAKKCGHCFSCIGLIEKKSPAELDAFETAKLLDYKLYQLNLDEFAKKVNQNYKKNGGQDEILYSMNRDVERMLKVTTEIHNPAQNLTRPVAKMGKGMRSIYMLSLLETYTGTKGRIPSILMIEDPEIFLHPKLQKVSGEILYRLSRKNQVIFSTHSPNLLANFNSRQIRQIVLDGEGYSKMCAKTDVSAILEDLGYTANDLMNVNFVFIVEGKQDKSRLPLLIRKYYSETYDENGKLSRIAIITTNSCTNIKTYANLKYMNQIYLRDQFLMIRDGDGKDRMELGKQLCRYYEQRSLEDVDTLPKVRPENVLILKYYSFENYFFNPKVMAELGVVASEEAFYETLFDKWKEYLYRLSSGRHLTEVLGYEMQSVSDIKEHMEEIKIYLRGHNLYDIFYGRYKDQEEELLKRYIDLAPQEDFSDILDAIDHFIYFESRKKDGDFR; via the coding sequence ATGAAGCTGACCGGTATCCATATTAAAAATTTTAAAGCAATCCATGAGATGAAGATCGATAACATTGAAAATGCGCTGATCTTAGTAGGGCAGAATAATACCGGAAAGACGACAATCTTAGAGGCGATCCGTGCGGCTTTTGGAGACTATCGCATTTCTTCGGAAGATTTTGACGGGGACAGCGCCAATATCGAGATGGATCTGTCACTGGAATTTTTGGATGAAGATCTGAAATGGCTGCATCAGAATGGCGTGGTCAGCCAGTATAAAAGATATGAGACATGGTTTGAAGATTTCTGCAAAAAGCTGCCTTCTTTTTCGGTAAAAGAAAATAACGAAGAAGGCGGTGCGCTGCAGTTTACCTTTATCGCGCACAGGGATGGATGGGTGCGGTATCAGGATAAGGAGCACAAAAATAATTCCTGCATCCCACAGATATTTCCAAAGATATACTATCTGGATGCAGAGCGTGATCTAAATCAGCTTCAGGGAGATCTTTTAATGCTTCAGGAGGATGAGCTGTTAAAGCGGATGCGCGCGGACACCTGTATGTTTAATCAGGCAAAAAAATGCGGCCACTGTTTTTCCTGTATTGGTCTGATCGAGAAAAAGTCGCCTGCAGAGCTGGATGCATTTGAGACAGCAAAGCTGTTAGATTATAAACTTTACCAGTTGAATCTGGATGAATTTGCGAAAAAAGTAAACCAGAATTATAAGAAGAACGGCGGACAGGATGAAATCCTTTATTCCATGAACCGCGATGTGGAGCGGATGTTAAAAGTTACGACGGAGATCCATAATCCGGCGCAGAATCTGACCAGACCGGTAGCGAAGATGGGAAAAGGCATGCGCAGCATTTATATGTTGTCTTTACTTGAGACTTATACGGGGACGAAAGGGCGGATTCCAAGTATTCTTATGATCGAAGATCCGGAGATATTTCTTCACCCGAAACTTCAGAAGGTTTCCGGTGAGATTTTATACCGTCTGTCCAGAAAAAATCAGGTGATTTTTTCCACGCACTCGCCGAATTTGCTGGCAAATTTTAACAGCAGGCAGATAAGACAGATTGTTTTAGATGGCGAAGGATATTCAAAGATGTGTGCAAAGACGGATGTGAGTGCGATCCTTGAAGACCTTGGTTATACGGCAAATGATCTGATGAATGTGAATTTCGTATTTATCGTGGAAGGCAAGCAGGATAAGAGCCGTCTGCCGCTTCTGATCCGGAAGTATTATTCAGAGACTTATGATGAAAATGGAAAACTTTCAAGAATTGCGATCATCACGACAAACAGTTGTACAAATATCAAAACTTATGCCAATCTGAAATATATGAATCAGATCTATCTGCGTGACCAGTTTCTGATGATACGTGACGGAGATGGAAAAGACAGGATGGAATTAGGAAAACAGCTCTGCCGTTATTATGAACAGCGGAGTTTAGAGGATGTCGACACACTGCCAAAGGTAAGACCGGAGAATGTTCTGATCTTAAAATATTATTCCTTTGAAAACTATTTCTTTAATCCGAAAGTGATGGCGGAACTCGGAGTGGTCGCATCTGAGGAGGCATTTTATGAGACGCTGTTTGATAAATGGAAGGAATATCTGTATCGTCTCAGCAGTGGCAGACATCTGACAGAAGTATTAGGATATGAGATGCAGAGTGTATCCGACATTAAAGAACATATGGAGGAGATAAAAATCTATCTGCGCGGGCATAACCTGTATGATATTTTTTATGGAAGATACAAAGATCAGGAAGAGGAGCTTTTAAAACGTTATATTGACCTTGCGCCGCAGGAAGATTTTTCCGATATTTTAGATGCAATCGATCATTTTATTTATTTTGAGAGCAGAAAAAAGGACGGAGATTTCAGATAA
- a CDS encoding MATE family efflux transporter, translated as MLQQDLTTGNITSKLWMFALPLMLGNVMQQFYNLADTWIVGRYIGSDAMAAVGIKGTAEATTISWYISGVGLMIYYHICYPS; from the coding sequence ATGTTACAGCAGGATCTTACAACAGGAAATATCACATCGAAGCTGTGGATGTTTGCACTGCCGCTCATGCTTGGCAATGTCATGCAGCAGTTTTATAATCTGGCAGATACCTGGATCGTTGGCAGATATATCGGATCGGATGCGATGGCAGCGGTGGGAATCAAAGGGACTGCAGAGGCGACGACCATTTCCTGGTATATATCGGGAGTGGGACTGATGATCTATTATCATATATGTTATCCGTCGTAA
- a CDS encoding TnpV protein yields MELTYHWEGDVLIPDLELEDGSNYQIGKYGRMRQRYSDFVTKGKRFCKY; encoded by the coding sequence ATGGAGTTAACATATCATTGGGAAGGCGATGTATTGATTCCAGATTTGGAATTGGAAGATGGAAGCAATTATCAGATTGGCAAATATGGCAGAATGCGACAGAGGTATTCTGATTTCGTCACAAAAGGAAAGAGATTTTGTAAATACTAA
- a CDS encoding GGDEF domain-containing protein — MTKYVSITSISLIIMAASISLTYHMVIIIVVPIIIAGMYTSKRLSIYTFVLTVFSIIVSTYAGYYYGVCDANMVLLTTSSLDNSSQNGIFLLNQVNDDPGMTIALYYVLPRCLMAISFVFVSNIVNKVIRKSLKSAMKMEQKAATDEMTGLYNKNKLLSIIEKRTYDYQQIAVIYWDINRLKHVNDTYGHFAGDQMIVKTAQSIRIALGDTGMAFRYGGDEMLALIPGGTGETAEKMIKIWKQTLAAVQVDCEIPITAAVGYSIGEHEKLKNVIAAADRNMYVCKAADKKVSEK; from the coding sequence TTGACAAAGTATGTCAGTATAACATCGATCAGCCTCATTATCATGGCTGCCAGTATTTCACTGACATATCACATGGTCATTATTATTGTGGTGCCGATCATCATAGCAGGCATGTATACGTCGAAACGTCTATCCATCTATACATTTGTGCTTACGGTTTTTTCGATTATAGTCAGCACTTATGCCGGGTATTATTATGGTGTTTGTGATGCAAATATGGTGCTGCTTACCACGAGCTCTTTAGATAATTCTTCACAAAACGGTATTTTTCTATTGAATCAGGTTAACGATGATCCGGGTATGACGATTGCGTTATATTATGTACTGCCGCGTTGTCTCATGGCGATTTCATTTGTGTTTGTATCGAACATTGTAAACAAGGTGATACGGAAATCATTGAAAAGTGCAATGAAGATGGAGCAGAAGGCTGCAACGGATGAGATGACCGGACTCTATAATAAAAATAAACTTCTTTCGATCATTGAGAAAAGGACGTATGATTACCAGCAGATCGCTGTTATTTACTGGGACATTAACCGCTTAAAGCATGTGAACGATACTTATGGGCATTTTGCAGGCGACCAGATGATCGTAAAAACAGCGCAGTCAATACGGATTGCTTTAGGTGACACCGGTATGGCATTCCGGTACGGTGGTGATGAAATGCTTGCACTTATTCCCGGAGGAACCGGTGAAACGGCAGAAAAGATGATAAAAATCTGGAAACAGACACTTGCAGCCGTGCAGGTGGACTGTGAAATACCGATCACCGCAGCAGTCGGTTATTCGATTGGCGAACATGAAAAGTTAAAAAATGTGATCGCGGCGGCAGATCGGAATATGTATGTATGCAAGGCTGCAGACAAAAAAGTATCTGAAAAATAA
- a CDS encoding ATP-binding protein, with the protein MAEDTLFSGESKNVEYKITVPEKSEKYMKTVVAFANGRGGRIVFGIDDKSLDVVGMDVDNIYKTMDAITNAISDSCEPAIRPDVAMQAVRDKTVIVLEILPGAERPYYIKSQGMFEGTYVRVAGTTRHVEDYMLKELILEGKNRYFDSEICQNMKITDGEIEELCKSMKETAIRNTWQDSEKAKIKDVTKNVLISWGVLKEEGGNVYPTNAYALLTGRMFQQPVIQCGVFKGINRAHFVDRREFEGSIQEQMEAAYQYVLEKINMGMTIKGMYRQDVYELPTDSIRELIANAVAHRSYLEPGNIQVALYDNRLEITSPGMLLNNVTIAKMMEGYSKPRNPAIARAFAYMKIIEKWGTGIPRLFEACEEYGLPKPELIDFDGDFRVNLYRKKETDTEINEKIYQRVNDVIGRVYQRKNEPQNEPQNEPQNEPQNDPQRLGVLEEGLLNLIRQDGHVTRDEMASQMKVSLSTVKRSINKLKDNGLIEYEGSSKSGYWIIKQS; encoded by the coding sequence ATGGCAGAAGATACGTTGTTTTCCGGCGAATCAAAGAATGTTGAGTACAAGATTACTGTACCAGAAAAAAGCGAAAAATACATGAAAACAGTGGTAGCTTTTGCCAATGGCAGAGGTGGCAGGATTGTTTTTGGAATAGATGATAAGTCTTTAGATGTTGTTGGAATGGATGTAGATAATATTTATAAGACCATGGATGCCATTACCAATGCAATTTCTGATTCCTGTGAGCCGGCTATCAGACCAGATGTTGCTATGCAGGCCGTCAGGGATAAGACAGTGATTGTGTTGGAGATACTTCCGGGTGCAGAGCGTCCGTATTATATCAAATCACAGGGCATGTTTGAGGGTACTTATGTGCGTGTGGCAGGCACGACCAGACATGTGGAAGATTATATGTTAAAAGAACTGATTCTGGAGGGGAAGAATCGCTATTTTGACAGTGAAATATGCCAGAATATGAAAATAACTGACGGTGAGATTGAGGAACTTTGTAAGAGCATGAAAGAGACTGCTATACGAAATACATGGCAGGACAGCGAAAAGGCAAAGATTAAGGATGTTACCAAAAATGTGCTGATTTCATGGGGGGTTCTGAAGGAAGAAGGCGGAAATGTATATCCGACGAATGCGTATGCACTTCTGACCGGACGGATGTTTCAGCAGCCAGTTATTCAATGTGGTGTATTCAAGGGAATCAATAGAGCCCATTTTGTGGATCGAAGAGAATTTGAAGGTTCCATTCAGGAACAGATGGAAGCTGCATACCAGTATGTACTTGAAAAAATCAATATGGGTATGACGATAAAAGGAATGTATAGACAGGATGTGTATGAGCTGCCTACAGACAGTATCAGAGAGTTGATTGCAAATGCTGTTGCACATCGTAGTTACCTGGAACCGGGAAACATACAGGTAGCATTGTATGATAACAGGCTGGAGATTACTTCTCCAGGTATGCTTCTGAACAATGTTACGATTGCAAAAATGATGGAAGGTTACTCAAAACCGAGAAATCCTGCAATCGCAAGAGCTTTTGCATACATGAAAATCATTGAAAAATGGGGAACCGGAATACCGAGGTTATTTGAAGCCTGCGAGGAGTATGGTTTGCCTAAACCGGAGCTGATTGATTTTGATGGCGATTTTAGGGTAAATTTATATCGAAAAAAGGAGACTGATACAGAAATTAACGAGAAAATTTACCAGAGGGTGAATGATGTGATTGGTAGGGTATATCAGAGAAAAAATGAACCTCAAAATGAACCTCAAAATGAACCCCAAAATGAACCTCAAAATGACCCCCAAAGACTTGGTGTTTTGGAAGAAGGACTTTTGAATTTGATTCGCCAGGATGGGCATGTGACACGGGACGAAATGGCAAGTCAGATGAAGGTTTCATTAAGCACGGTTAAGCGTTCGATAAATAAATTGAAAGATAATGGCTTAATTGAATATGAGGGCTCAAGTAAAAGTGGCTATTGGATAATTAAGCAGAGCTGA
- a CDS encoding ATP-binding protein: MIILTIEEIQAGESKNVEFKVQRPKDSIKYMKTVVAFSNGDGGCIIFGIDDRSHEIVGIPKEKVFSEIDAITTAISDTCEPIIIPDVYLQTIDDKTIIIAEISAGKQRPYYIKSMGINEGTFIRVSGTSRHADRELTAEMYYEDEGRSYDKVICRDKTVTDEEIEELCHQMKEVAITNAKSETQKEAVKDVTKNVLLSWGLLAEAEDGSIHPTNGYVFLLGKDCFLSQIQCGMFKGNTRAVFVDKREYDGPLWKQIDDAFKFVLRNIHLGARLNGIYRQDIYELPPDSIRELIINAVMNCSFLQSSHIQVAIYDNRLEITSPGGLMPGVTLDKMKEGYSKIRNRALAHAFSYMNLIEAWGSGIPKLMKNMRDYGLLEPEFLDMETALRINLYRNIENVQLGTTQVAQGTTQVAQDTTQATQDTTQAAQNIIQDDIPTVIGDEDKKILEIIKINPYTSQREIAKALDWKIDRVKYYLKKMKREGIVRRVGSSQKGYWEVNPKI, from the coding sequence GTGATCATATTGACGATAGAAGAAATTCAGGCTGGCGAATCAAAAAATGTGGAATTTAAGGTACAAAGACCGAAGGACAGTATAAAATATATGAAAACCGTTGTGGCTTTCTCAAATGGTGATGGTGGGTGTATTATATTTGGTATAGATGATAGAAGTCATGAAATAGTTGGAATTCCGAAAGAAAAGGTTTTTTCAGAAATTGATGCTATTACTACAGCAATTTCTGATACATGTGAGCCGATTATTATTCCGGATGTTTACTTACAGACGATAGATGATAAGACCATTATTATTGCGGAGATTAGTGCGGGAAAACAGCGACCTTATTATATTAAATCTATGGGAATCAATGAGGGTACTTTTATTAGGGTATCTGGTACATCCCGTCATGCAGATCGTGAGTTGACAGCAGAGATGTACTATGAGGATGAAGGGCGTTCTTATGATAAGGTGATCTGTAGAGACAAAACAGTAACGGATGAAGAAATTGAAGAACTTTGTCATCAAATGAAAGAGGTGGCGATTACCAATGCGAAGTCTGAGACACAGAAAGAGGCAGTGAAAGATGTGACGAAAAATGTGTTGCTTAGCTGGGGACTTTTGGCAGAAGCGGAAGATGGAAGTATTCATCCTACTAATGGTTATGTTTTTTTATTGGGAAAAGATTGTTTCCTATCGCAGATTCAATGTGGGATGTTCAAAGGAAACACGCGTGCTGTTTTTGTAGATAAACGTGAGTATGATGGACCATTGTGGAAACAGATTGATGATGCGTTCAAGTTTGTGCTGCGAAATATTCATCTTGGTGCAAGATTGAATGGTATCTATCGACAGGACATTTATGAGTTGCCACCGGACAGTATCAGAGAGTTGATTATTAATGCGGTAATGAATTGTAGTTTCTTACAAAGCTCGCATATTCAGGTTGCTATTTATGACAACCGGTTGGAAATTACTTCACCGGGTGGTCTTATGCCGGGAGTAACATTAGATAAGATGAAAGAAGGATATTCAAAAATCCGAAATCGAGCATTAGCTCATGCCTTCTCATATATGAATTTGATTGAAGCATGGGGAAGTGGAATCCCAAAATTGATGAAGAATATGCGGGATTATGGGCTGCTGGAACCGGAGTTTCTTGATATGGAGACAGCTCTTCGTATCAATCTTTATCGTAACATAGAAAATGTTCAGCTTGGTACTACCCAAGTTGCCCAAGGTACTACCCAAGTTGCCCAAGATACTACCCAAGCTACCCAAGATACTACCCAAGCTGCTCAGAATATAATCCAAGATGACATCCCGACTGTTATAGGTGATGAAGATAAAAAAATATTGGAGATAATTAAAATAAATCCGTATACATCTCAAAGAGAAATAGCGAAAGCACTTGACTGGAAAATTGACAGAGTAAAATACTATCTAAAGAAAATGAAACGTGAAGGAATTGTACGGCGTGTTGGAAGCAGCCAAAAAGGATATTGGGAAGTGAACCCCAAAATATAG
- a CDS encoding YitT family protein has product MKKQVNYIEIMKETAILTAAVAIIAAAVYFFLVPSHASVSSISGLGIVLSNFIQLPLSAITMILNVVLLIIGFFTCGREFGVKTVYTSIMLPVFLGVFERVFPDFGSMTDSQELDVLCYILVVSVGLSILFNRNASSGGLDIVAKIMNKYLHMDLGRAMSVSGMCVALSAAFVYDKKTVVLSILGTYFNGIILDHFIFDYNIKRRVCIITEKEEELRNFIINDLHSGATIYESIGAYNMQKRNEIITIVDKNEYQKLMNYMNHEDPKAFITVYHVSDIRYQPKG; this is encoded by the coding sequence ATGAAAAAACAAGTGAATTATATAGAGATTATGAAGGAGACTGCGATCTTAACAGCAGCAGTGGCGATCATTGCGGCGGCAGTGTATTTTTTTCTGGTGCCAAGTCATGCATCTGTCAGCAGTATCTCCGGTCTTGGAATCGTGCTTTCAAATTTCATTCAGCTGCCGTTGTCGGCGATCACCATGATTTTGAACGTGGTGCTTCTTATCATCGGCTTTTTTACCTGTGGAAGGGAATTTGGAGTGAAAACTGTCTATACAAGCATCATGCTTCCGGTATTTTTAGGTGTATTTGAAAGAGTTTTTCCTGATTTCGGATCGATGACAGACAGTCAGGAACTGGATGTATTATGCTATATTTTAGTAGTCAGTGTGGGGTTAAGTATTTTATTTAACCGTAACGCATCGTCAGGAGGACTCGATATCGTGGCAAAGATCATGAATAAATATCTGCATATGGATCTCGGAAGGGCAATGTCTGTATCAGGAATGTGTGTTGCACTTTCAGCAGCCTTTGTTTATGATAAAAAGACAGTGGTACTCAGTATTTTAGGAACTTATTTTAATGGAATTATCTTAGATCATTTCATTTTTGATTATAATATCAAACGCCGTGTATGCATTATTACAGAGAAGGAAGAGGAACTCCGTAATTTTATCATCAATGATCTGCACAGCGGGGCAACAATCTATGAATCAATCGGTGCTTACAATATGCAGAAACGCAACGAGATTATTACCATCGTGGATAAAAATGAGTATCAGAAATTAATGAATTATATGAATCATGAAGATCCGAAAGCATTTATTACGGTGTATCATGTGTCGGATATCCGGTATCAGCCGAAAGGGTAA
- a CDS encoding RsmF rRNA methyltransferase first C-terminal domain-containing protein: MLPQAFLNRMESMLGEEYPAFLESYEKEKYQALRLNSIKGDIAQMKDKVPFQLQPVAWAKDGFYYEKDDTPGKYPLHEAGVYYIQEPSAMAPVSYLMGDYDIKRLPSGASVDSDHEAELHDIAHKEAASCQERILDLCAAPGGKSTQIAARMNEMYISGQWNEQGLLICNEIHPARAKILSENVERMGIANAMVTNETPQRLAEVFEEYFTRILVDAPCSGEGMFRKNEAACEEWSTENVKICAERQDGILDCAASMLAPGGRIVYSTCTFAPAENEGSMTRFLLRHPEFHIVEVKKAEGMSAGVPEWAYFEEEKGQVLLEIAQTIRLWPQHLNGEGHYLAVLKKEGTLRQGYCRNGEEKGIAAKDLKVQGKGIVEFLDFAKDTLDPQTLAGLEKNGTYLKFGDQLYLAPKGMPSVKGLKVLRPGLHLGTLKKNRLEPSHALALALKKEQVRYAADLASDGDMIRSYLNGGTFSYDGEKGWYLITAAGFSTGWGKLAGGVMKNHYPKGLRKTW, from the coding sequence ATGCTTCCACAAGCGTTTTTAAACAGAATGGAATCGATGCTTGGAGAGGAATATCCAGCATTTTTAGAAAGTTATGAGAAAGAAAAATATCAGGCACTGCGGTTAAACAGCATCAAGGGAGATATTGCGCAGATGAAAGACAAGGTGCCGTTTCAATTACAGCCCGTAGCATGGGCGAAAGACGGATTTTACTATGAAAAGGATGATACCCCTGGAAAGTATCCGCTTCATGAGGCTGGTGTGTATTATATCCAGGAGCCGAGTGCCATGGCTCCGGTATCTTATCTGATGGGGGATTATGATATAAAAAGACTGCCGAGCGGAGCGAGTGTAGATAGCGATCATGAAGCGGAGCTTCATGATATAGCGCACAAAGAGGCTGCATCCTGTCAGGAGCGGATCTTAGATCTTTGCGCAGCACCGGGTGGAAAGAGTACACAGATCGCGGCAAGAATGAATGAAATGTATATATCCGGTCAGTGGAACGAGCAGGGTCTTCTCATCTGTAACGAGATCCATCCGGCACGGGCAAAGATTTTGTCCGAAAATGTGGAGCGGATGGGCATTGCAAATGCGATGGTGACAAATGAAACACCGCAGCGTTTAGCAGAGGTGTTTGAGGAGTATTTTACAAGGATTCTGGTGGATGCACCGTGTTCCGGGGAAGGAATGTTCCGTAAAAATGAGGCGGCGTGTGAAGAATGGAGTACAGAAAATGTTAAAATCTGTGCCGAAAGGCAGGATGGCATTTTAGACTGTGCGGCATCCATGCTTGCACCGGGTGGCAGAATCGTGTATTCAACATGTACTTTTGCACCGGCAGAAAATGAAGGAAGCATGACACGCTTTTTGTTGCGGCACCCGGAGTTTCATATCGTGGAAGTAAAAAAGGCAGAAGGCATGTCGGCAGGAGTACCGGAGTGGGCTTATTTTGAAGAAGAGAAAGGACAGGTACTCCTGGAGATCGCACAGACGATCCGGCTCTGGCCACAGCATTTAAATGGAGAAGGACATTATCTGGCTGTGCTTAAAAAAGAAGGAACGCTAAGACAGGGATATTGCCGGAATGGTGAAGAAAAAGGAATCGCGGCAAAAGATCTGAAAGTACAGGGAAAGGGAATTGTAGAATTTTTGGATTTTGCGAAAGATACATTAGATCCGCAGACATTAGCCGGACTGGAGAAAAATGGTACATATCTGAAGTTTGGAGATCAGCTTTACCTTGCACCGAAGGGTATGCCGTCTGTAAAAGGTCTTAAAGTCTTACGTCCGGGACTACATCTTGGAACGTTAAAGAAGAATCGTCTGGAGCCATCCCATGCACTTGCTCTGGCACTGAAAAAAGAACAGGTTCGTTATGCTGCAGATTTAGCTTCGGATGGAGATATGATCCGCAGTTACTTAAACGGTGGAACATTTTCTTATGATGGTGAAAAGGGCTGGTACCTGATCACGGCGGCTGGATTTAGTACCGGCTGGGGAAAACTGGCTGGTGGAGTCATGAAAAATCATTATCCGAAAGGACTGCGGAAAACGTGGTAG